One region of Limnospira fusiformis SAG 85.79 genomic DNA includes:
- a CDS encoding site-2 protease family protein → MQAGWRIGTIFGIPLYIDSSWFVIVVLVTLLNSQEYLQWGELLSWGAGLAVALLLFASVLLHELGHSLIAKSQGIQVNSITLFLFGGIASIEKESKTPGQAFQVAIAGPLVSLALFFLLTALAQSLPEPNLVREIAQRIGEINLVLAIFNLIPGLPLDGGQVLKATVWQITGSRFAGVRWAARSGQFLGWGAIFLGLFALFAGNNYSGLWIALIGLFVIRNASSYSRMSDLQEVLLKIQASDVMTREFRVIDAEMTLRQFADDYLICPSSIPVFFAASSGRYRGLVSVDKLRMVERSQWETQTLHDIVTPLDQLIAVPEKALLVEVINQMESQGLPRITVLSPAGAVSGIIDRGDVVRAVAKSLRVPIPEANIKRIKEDGSYPPGLPLDAIAKTAASYTEN, encoded by the coding sequence ATGCAGGCAGGTTGGCGGATAGGAACGATATTTGGTATTCCACTGTATATCGACTCCTCATGGTTTGTCATCGTCGTGTTGGTGACATTACTCAATAGTCAGGAATATTTGCAATGGGGAGAACTATTATCCTGGGGCGCAGGTTTAGCAGTCGCGCTGCTGCTGTTTGCTTCTGTTCTCCTCCACGAGTTAGGACACAGCTTGATTGCCAAATCCCAAGGCATTCAGGTCAATTCCATCACCCTATTTTTGTTTGGAGGTATTGCCTCCATTGAGAAAGAATCAAAAACACCCGGTCAGGCTTTCCAAGTAGCGATCGCCGGTCCCCTAGTCAGTTTAGCCCTATTTTTTCTACTAACCGCATTAGCCCAAAGTTTACCAGAACCCAACCTGGTGCGAGAAATTGCCCAACGGATTGGGGAAATTAACCTAGTCCTAGCCATATTTAATTTAATACCCGGTTTACCCCTAGACGGTGGACAGGTACTAAAAGCCACAGTTTGGCAGATTACCGGAAGTCGGTTTGCTGGAGTACGTTGGGCCGCCAGAAGCGGACAATTTCTGGGTTGGGGGGCAATTTTCCTAGGTCTATTTGCCCTATTCGCAGGCAATAACTATAGCGGTTTGTGGATTGCCTTAATTGGTTTGTTCGTCATCCGTAACGCTAGTTCCTACTCGCGAATGAGCGATTTGCAGGAAGTCTTGCTCAAAATTCAAGCTAGTGATGTGATGACCCGTGAATTTAGAGTCATTGATGCCGAGATGACCCTGCGACAATTTGCCGATGATTATTTGATTTGTCCCTCCTCCATTCCAGTATTTTTTGCCGCCTCGTCCGGTCGCTATCGGGGGTTAGTGTCTGTGGACAAGTTGCGAATGGTCGAACGTAGTCAATGGGAAACGCAGACCTTGCATGATATTGTCACACCTCTAGATCAGTTAATTGCAGTCCCAGAAAAAGCCCTACTGGTGGAAGTAATTAACCAAATGGAATCCCAAGGACTTCCTAGAATCACAGTTTTATCCCCAGCCGGAGCCGTCTCAGGCATAATAGATCGTGGGGATGTCGTTAGGGCCGTGGCTAAATCTCTCAGAGTTCCTATTCCCGAAGCTAATATTAAACGGATCAAAGAAGATGGTAGTTATCCCCCTGGACTTCCCCTAGATGCGATCGCTAAAACCGCCGCCTCCTACACCGAGAATTGA
- a CDS encoding methyltransferase domain-containing protein — protein sequence MFKFYRAVDILFNGGADAMRRRVLAPLKGGLQGFEGVSARELRVLDVACGTGRTLKFMGATFPKASLYGVDLSGAYLRKANQLLSRIPGELPQLIQANAEALPYQDNYFHGITSVFLFHELPPLARQKVIEEAYRVLQPGGVFVICDSIQAIDCPELKEMMENFAVMFHEPYYRNYITDDLSDRLSQVGFEGISTEQHFVSKYWIAHKKHTLAGDTVK from the coding sequence TTGTTTAAGTTTTATAGAGCAGTTGATATCCTGTTTAATGGGGGTGCAGATGCGATGAGGCGGCGGGTATTAGCGCCTCTGAAAGGTGGTTTACAGGGTTTTGAGGGGGTTTCGGCTAGGGAATTACGGGTGCTAGATGTGGCTTGTGGGACGGGTCGAACTTTGAAGTTTATGGGAGCTACTTTTCCCAAGGCTAGTTTATATGGGGTGGATTTGTCGGGGGCTTATTTACGCAAGGCTAATCAATTGTTATCGCGAATTCCGGGGGAACTACCTCAATTAATCCAAGCTAATGCTGAGGCTTTACCGTATCAGGATAACTATTTCCATGGTATTACTTCTGTGTTTTTGTTTCACGAACTGCCACCACTCGCGCGTCAGAAGGTGATTGAGGAGGCTTATCGGGTACTGCAACCGGGAGGGGTATTTGTTATTTGTGATTCGATTCAGGCTATTGATTGTCCTGAGTTGAAGGAGATGATGGAAAATTTTGCGGTGATGTTCCATGAGCCTTATTATCGCAATTATATTACGGATGATTTGAGCGATCGCCTCTCTCAGGTAGGATTTGAAGGAATTAGCACGGAACAGCACTTTGTGAGTAAATACTGGATCGCTCACAAGAAGCACACTCTAGCAGGTGATACTGTTAAATAG
- a CDS encoding lipoate--protein ligase family protein encodes MSTDSSVWRLIPLTEASGRLQMAIDSWLLSQHDQGCHPSTLRFYTWQPVAISLGYHQRRWPEFWHDLQWQNQPIELVRRPSGGRGVLHQGDLTYAVVTSGLSGSRSQIYQYISEFLVRGWRSLGFHLDYGSAGRGYIHHPDCFGTATGADLVLDNGYKLIGSAQLCRGRAVLQHGSMRLTPDPGLQSQVFGTAMASPPLLSMELQTVIDALIMAATDSFGIQLDTQPLTEAEWDQIAKFAPQFSV; translated from the coding sequence ATGTCTACTGATAGTTCTGTCTGGCGTTTAATCCCTCTGACTGAGGCTTCGGGGCGGCTGCAAATGGCGATAGATAGCTGGTTGCTATCACAACATGATCAAGGTTGTCATCCCTCGACATTGCGGTTTTATACTTGGCAACCTGTAGCCATTTCTCTGGGTTATCATCAACGGCGCTGGCCGGAATTTTGGCATGATTTGCAATGGCAGAATCAGCCTATTGAATTGGTGCGCCGCCCTAGTGGAGGACGGGGGGTACTGCATCAAGGGGATCTGACTTATGCGGTGGTGACTTCGGGGTTGTCTGGATCGCGATCGCAAATTTACCAATACATTAGCGAGTTTTTAGTGAGGGGATGGCGAAGTCTAGGATTTCATCTCGATTATGGTTCTGCGGGACGGGGCTATATTCATCATCCTGACTGTTTTGGGACAGCAACCGGAGCGGATTTAGTCCTAGACAATGGTTATAAACTGATTGGTAGCGCTCAACTGTGTCGGGGTCGGGCGGTGCTTCAACATGGGTCTATGCGTTTAACTCCTGACCCGGGTCTACAATCCCAAGTATTTGGGACTGCTATGGCATCCCCACCATTGCTATCTATGGAATTACAAACTGTCATAGATGCTTTAATTATGGCGGCTACGGATAGCTTTGGGATTCAATTAGACACCCAACCCTTAACGGAGGCTGAATGGGATCAGATCGCCAAATTTGCGCCTCAATTCTCGGTGTAG
- a CDS encoding IS630-like element ISAtsp1 family transposase (programmed frameshift), with protein MPAPYSYDLRQKVIDAIELDGMPKTEASQVFHVSRNTINLWLQRKAQTGDFLPKPHHRPGNNHKITDWQKFKAFAQEHGHKTSAQMAELWDDDISPRTISRALKKIGFTRKKTYGYQERWKQQREEFMAQIEQMEPEEVVYLDEAGMNSQDSDYPYGYCEEGKRFHALKSGKRQGRVSMIAAWCHQQLLAPFSFEGCCNRTVFELWLEFILIPTLKPGQTLVLDNATFHKGGRIAELVEAAQCRLLYLPPYSPDLNKIEKCWSWLKARIRHCIEQFDSLHDAMDSVLKAAS; from the exons ATGCCAGCCCCCTATAGTTACGACCTCAGACAAAAAGTTATTGATGCCATTGAACTAGACGGTATGCCCAAAACAGAAGCCAGTCAAGTTTTCCATGTCAGCAGGAACACTATTAATCTCTGGCTGCAAAGAAAAGCACAGACCGGAGACTTCCTCCCTAAACCTCATCACCGACCTGGCAATAACCACAAAATTACCGACTGGCAGAAATTCAAGGCTTTTGCCCAAGAGCATGGCCACAAAACCTCCGCTCAAATGGCTGAACTTTGGGATGACGACATCTCTCCTCGCACCATATCCAGAGCCTTGAAGAAAATTGGCTTCACCAGA AAAAAAACTTACGGCTACCAAGAACGTTGGAAGCAACAGCGAGAGGAGTTTATGGCTCAGATTGAACAGATGGAGCCGGAAGAAGTGGTCTACCTCGATGAAGCCGGCATGAATAGTCAGGACTCGGATTACCCTTATGGTTACTGCGAGGAAGGAAAACGCTTCCATGCACTCAAATCAGGGAAGAGGCAGGGCAGGGTAAGTATGATAGCCGCATGGTGTCATCAACAACTCTTAGCTCCCTTTAGCTTTGAGGGTTGTTGTAATCGGACAGTGTTTGAGTTGTGGTTGGAGTTCATCTTAATTCCAACATTGAAGCCAGGTCAGACTCTAGTATTGGACAATGCAACGTTTCATAAAGGGGGACGGATTGCTGAACTGGTGGAGGCAGCTCAATGCCGTTTACTCTATCTACCACCTTATTCGCCAGACCTCAACAAGATAGAGAAATGTTGGTCGTGGCTGAAAGCCCGTATTCGCCACTGCATTGAGCAGTTTGATTCTCTCCATGATGCCATGGATTCCGTTCTCAAAGCTGCGTCCTAA
- the ribBA gene encoding bifunctional 3,4-dihydroxy-2-butanone-4-phosphate synthase/GTP cyclohydrolase II, with amino-acid sequence MTEPTSTPPFKFDPVEDALADLKAGRCIVVVDDEHRENEGDLICAANFATPNLINFMAVEARGLICLALTGDRLDQLDLPLMVTKNTDSNQTAFTVSIDASPQMGVSTGISAEDRARTIQVAIQPQTKPEDLRRPGHIFPLRAKEGGVLERAGHTEAAVDLARLAGLYPGGVICEIQNPDGSMARLPQLIEYAKTHNLKLISIADLISYRLQHDRFIIREAVAKLPTQFGDFLIYAYRNTQDNSEHVALVKGDPATFGDIPVMVRVHSECLTGDAFGSLRCDCRMQLQTALKMINHAGAGVVVYLKQEGRGIGLINKLKAYSLQDMGLDTVEANERLGFPPDLRNYGMGAQVLNDIGVRQIRLVTNNPRKIAGLKGYGIEIVDRVPLLIEATDYNSVYLATKAQKLGHLLLQTYLVTVAVKWHHSPQATWEAAEEMGETFIPSTMSVLKSAAELYSYGDRMEKLQNIAHTYDLLIQEETRPVAVALFGQADLVFHLGLDQPLLASPDWYQYPDHPYVNAIQQILDHIVALPDLQRLEFLIASGNDPLTSLKGQLKRQAFPFSSLPGSLCYARELQTIYSFSW; translated from the coding sequence GTGACCGAACCAACTTCCACCCCCCCTTTTAAATTCGATCCCGTTGAAGATGCTTTAGCCGACTTGAAAGCCGGACGCTGTATCGTGGTTGTGGACGATGAACACCGGGAAAATGAAGGTGATCTCATCTGTGCAGCTAATTTTGCTACGCCCAACCTGATTAATTTTATGGCGGTGGAAGCCAGAGGATTAATATGTTTAGCCCTAACAGGCGATCGCCTCGACCAACTCGATCTTCCCCTAATGGTGACAAAAAACACCGATAGCAACCAAACCGCCTTCACGGTCAGCATCGACGCTTCCCCCCAAATGGGAGTCAGCACCGGAATTTCTGCCGAAGATCGCGCCCGGACTATTCAAGTGGCGATCCAACCCCAGACTAAACCAGAGGATCTGCGTCGTCCGGGTCATATTTTCCCCCTGCGGGCTAAAGAAGGGGGAGTGCTAGAAAGGGCTGGTCATACAGAAGCAGCCGTAGACCTAGCGCGACTGGCGGGTTTATATCCGGGTGGGGTGATTTGCGAAATTCAAAACCCCGACGGGTCTATGGCGCGACTGCCACAATTGATCGAATATGCTAAAACCCATAATCTCAAGTTGATCAGCATTGCTGACCTAATTAGCTATCGCCTACAGCACGATCGCTTTATTATTCGCGAAGCCGTGGCCAAACTTCCCACCCAATTCGGGGATTTTCTCATTTATGCCTATCGTAACACCCAGGATAATAGCGAGCACGTCGCCCTCGTCAAAGGAGATCCGGCTACATTTGGTGATATTCCGGTCATGGTTAGGGTTCACTCTGAATGTCTAACGGGGGACGCTTTCGGTTCTCTACGCTGCGACTGTAGGATGCAACTGCAAACGGCCTTAAAAATGATTAACCATGCTGGAGCTGGGGTGGTAGTTTATCTCAAACAAGAAGGGCGCGGTATTGGTTTAATCAATAAACTTAAAGCCTATTCTCTGCAAGATATGGGGCTGGATACCGTCGAGGCTAACGAACGCCTCGGCTTTCCCCCTGACCTACGCAATTATGGCATGGGGGCGCAAGTTCTTAATGATATTGGTGTCCGACAGATCCGCCTAGTCACTAATAATCCTCGTAAAATTGCGGGACTCAAGGGTTATGGTATTGAGATTGTCGATCGCGTCCCATTATTGATTGAGGCCACCGATTATAATTCTGTGTATCTGGCAACTAAGGCACAAAAATTAGGTCATCTTTTACTGCAAACCTATTTGGTTACAGTGGCGGTTAAATGGCATCATTCACCCCAAGCCACTTGGGAAGCAGCAGAGGAAATGGGGGAAACTTTTATCCCTTCTACTATGTCGGTCCTCAAGTCGGCAGCGGAACTTTATTCCTATGGCGATCGCATGGAAAAGTTACAGAATATCGCCCATACTTATGACCTGCTAATTCAGGAAGAAACTCGTCCCGTCGCTGTGGCTTTATTTGGTCAAGCAGACCTAGTTTTTCATCTCGGTCTTGATCAACCATTATTGGCATCACCCGACTGGTATCAATATCCTGACCATCCCTATGTCAATGCTATCCAACAGATACTTGATCATATTGTCGCTTTACCAGATTTGCAAAGGTTGGAGTTTCTAATTGCTTCCGGCAATGACCCTTTAACCAGTCTCAAGGGGCAATTAAAACGTCAGGCTTTCCCCTTTTCCAGCCTTCCTGGTTCTTTATGCTACGCCCGTGAGTTGCAAACAATTTATAGTTTTTCATGGTAA
- a CDS encoding RNA-guided endonuclease InsQ/TnpB family protein has product MKEYSADGTKMAQSRPSEPPLGNDDTTLSHILIPYQAVTNAKSLSMPELVAAPSSPTSTDRWPHCPTSTPKQKSSQKSEAGSTSRERKCWPDWDIICQEMSAWLSLPTQTDWQYGDLTCFDGSVSKTVAHSWFSTRQVSVQNEKWLRTSSPSSTASVPDYTDGVNTKLRSKKIRIYPSPELNQVWRKWLAACRYCYNQAIALSRSGKRLSKLKLRNKVMQSDLPEWVKETPCHIRQNAIFDAYQALTASPDARFRSCRDSSQGIKFNNTNFSSGSWYPRLTKGLTFMVSEAIPKTCGQGTQLVFTKGRWLAIFPEPVAVTPTEANGVITLDPGVRTFITGFDGSRFLELGSGDIGRITRLCQHLDDLMSRIAKEPCRSRRRRMRQAAQRMRTKIRNLVDEAHKQIAHYLTHNYSIIFLPTFETSNMVAKAKRKIKSKTARAMLTWAHYRFKLTLRHQAEITGTTVVDVTEEYTSKTCTHCGQMHSQLGGSKVFRCPECGFTLPRDWNGAFGIFLKALRDTASVTLTGNSAIVALSGNSRINVA; this is encoded by the coding sequence ATGAAAGAATACTCCGCAGATGGGACAAAAATGGCTCAATCGAGACCATCAGAACCCCCGCTGGGCAACGACGATACAACGTTGAGTCATATTCTGATTCCATATCAGGCAGTGACAAACGCAAAGTCGTTATCTATGCCAGAGTTAGTAGCCGCGCCCAGCAGTCCGACCTCAACCGACAGGTGGCCGCATTGTCCAACCTCTACCCCGAAGCAGAAGTCGTCTCAGAAATCCGAGGCGGGCTCAACTTCAAGGGAAAGAAAATGCTGGCCTGACTGGGACATCATTTGTCAGGAGATGTCCGCATGGTTGTCGTTGCCCACCCAGACCGATTGGCAATATGGGGATTTGACTTGTTTCGATGGCTCTGTGAGCAAAACAGTTGCTCACTCATGGTTCTCAACCAGACAAGTCTCAGTCCAGAACGAGAAATGGTTGAGGACATCCTCGCCATCCTCCACTGCTTCAGTTCCCGATTATACCGACGGAGTAAATACAAAACTCAGGTCAAAGAAGATCCGGATTTACCCCAGCCCCGAGCTAAATCAAGTCTGGCGTAAATGGCTGGCTGCTTGTCGGTATTGCTACAACCAAGCAATTGCATTATCTAGGAGTGGTAAACGACTAAGCAAGTTAAAGTTACGCAATAAAGTGATGCAGAGTGACTTACCCGAATGGGTCAAAGAAACACCCTGCCACATTCGGCAAAATGCCATCTTTGATGCCTATCAGGCTTTGACCGCCAGTCCTGATGCCAGGTTTAGAAGTTGTCGTGACAGCTCTCAAGGGATTAAGTTCAATAATACTAATTTCTCTTCAGGGAGTTGGTATCCAAGACTAACGAAAGGATTAACTTTCATGGTTTCCGAAGCTATCCCTAAAACTTGCGGGCAAGGGACTCAGTTGGTGTTTACCAAAGGTCGATGGTTGGCGATTTTCCCTGAACCAGTTGCCGTTACCCCAACTGAAGCGAATGGCGTAATTACATTAGACCCGGGTGTGCGAACTTTCATAACTGGGTTTGATGGCTCTCGGTTTCTGGAATTGGGCTCCGGGGATATAGGACGCATTACTAGGCTATGTCAACATTTGGATGATTTGATGAGCCGAATCGCCAAGGAACCCTGTCGTTCAAGGAGGCGACGGATGAGGCAAGCGGCTCAACGAATGAGAACCAAAATCCGCAATCTAGTTGATGAAGCCCACAAACAAATTGCTCACTACTTGACTCACAACTACAGCATAATTTTTCTGCCCACCTTCGAGACTTCCAACATGGTTGCCAAAGCCAAGCGGAAAATCAAATCCAAGACGGCCCGAGCCATGCTGACATGGGCGCATTATCGATTCAAACTAACCCTGAGACATCAAGCCGAGATAACTGGAACCACAGTTGTAGATGTGACGGAAGAATACACCAGCAAAACCTGTACTCACTGTGGTCAGATGCATTCCCAGCTAGGTGGCTCAAAAGTGTTCCGATGTCCTGAGTGTGGGTTCACTCTACCCAGGGACTGGAACGGTGCTTTTGGAATCTTTCTAAAAGCTTTGCGGGATACCGCCTCTGTTACCTTAACGGGTAATAGTGCTATCGTCGCATTGTCCGGCAATAGCCGGATAAATGTCGCGTAA
- a CDS encoding RNA-guided endonuclease InsQ/TnpB family protein has protein sequence MAKHAGYARFVFNWGLHLWRSAYEEGLKPNINSIKKVFTHYVKPQYPWMSELSSKVYQYAFINLGDAFKRFFKGISSYPKFKKKGHHDSFTLDNSGKPFKLSGTRHKLPFVGWVSTFEALPPSLVKKVTIARQAGDWYISFFVEITPEITPKFRERIGVDLGINNLATCSDGTQFSNPKAYKAATQKLARLQRHLSRKVKGSKNWAKCLLKVQKLHQRVANIRRDTIHKITTFLAKNHSQVVIEDLNVSGMLKNHCLAGSIADASFYEFRRQLGYKAERYGSKLIIADRFYPSSQLCSNCGHRQQMPLVRRTFECQNCGLKIDRDLNASINLEKSPGSDDYTCGRGAADSPGRSQK, from the coding sequence ATGGCCAAACACGCGGGGTATGCTCGATTTGTGTTCAATTGGGGATTACACTTATGGAGGTCAGCTTATGAAGAGGGACTCAAGCCTAATATCAACTCCATTAAAAAGGTTTTTACTCATTATGTGAAACCTCAATATCCTTGGATGTCTGAATTGTCTTCTAAAGTTTATCAATATGCCTTCATTAATCTAGGGGATGCCTTTAAGCGCTTCTTCAAGGGAATAAGCAGTTATCCTAAATTTAAGAAGAAAGGCCACCATGATAGTTTTACGCTTGACAATTCCGGAAAGCCATTCAAGTTGTCAGGAACTCGCCATAAGCTGCCTTTTGTGGGCTGGGTTTCTACATTTGAGGCTCTACCACCCAGTCTAGTTAAGAAAGTCACTATAGCGCGCCAAGCAGGTGACTGGTATATTAGCTTTTTCGTAGAAATCACGCCAGAAATTACACCGAAATTCCGAGAGAGAATCGGGGTAGACCTAGGAATTAACAATTTGGCGACTTGCTCCGATGGGACCCAATTCTCTAATCCCAAGGCTTATAAAGCAGCGACCCAAAAACTAGCCAGATTACAACGCCATTTAAGTCGCAAAGTCAAAGGCTCAAAAAATTGGGCCAAATGTCTCTTAAAAGTTCAAAAGCTACATCAAAGAGTCGCTAATATTCGCCGTGACACGATTCATAAAATAACTACTTTTTTGGCTAAAAACCACAGCCAAGTAGTCATTGAAGATTTGAATGTGTCAGGTATGCTGAAAAATCATTGTTTGGCGGGTTCTATCGCTGATGCTTCATTTTATGAGTTCCGTCGTCAACTAGGTTACAAGGCAGAACGTTATGGTTCAAAGTTGATTATTGCCGATAGATTTTATCCATCCAGTCAACTTTGTTCTAACTGTGGCCATCGTCAACAAATGCCCCTAGTCCGTCGGACTTTTGAATGTCAGAACTGTGGGCTGAAGATTGATAGAGATTTGAACGCCAGTATAAATTTAGAAAAATCGCCTGGTTCAGACGATTACACTTGTGGACGGGGTGCTGCCGACAGTCCCGGACGAAGCCAGAAATAA
- the psaK gene encoding photosystem I reaction center subunit PsaK has product MSNLNLFLGVQSTTGQTVEWSFSVAIIMILCNVFAIVIGYYGISKENRGKGPALPVSLPRIFTGFGFPELLATASLGHLLGAGVILGLANAGVL; this is encoded by the coding sequence ATGAGCAATTTAAACCTGTTTTTGGGCGTGCAAAGTACAACGGGTCAGACTGTTGAGTGGTCTTTTAGCGTGGCAATTATCATGATTTTGTGCAATGTATTTGCCATTGTCATTGGTTATTATGGCATCTCTAAAGAAAATCGTGGCAAAGGTCCCGCCCTTCCCGTTTCCTTACCCCGCATTTTTACTGGGTTTGGTTTTCCCGAACTCCTCGCCACCGCCAGCTTAGGCCATCTCCTCGGTGCAGGTGTCATCCTCGGCTTGGCTAATGCTGGAGTCCTGTAG